In one window of Episyrphus balteatus chromosome 3, idEpiBalt1.1, whole genome shotgun sequence DNA:
- the LOC129915112 gene encoding piggyBac transposable element-derived protein 4-like, with protein MSSSQLVEDIEKFLELCEDYGSDGEDFGSTVNEENVDMEDEEEHDSEGTSEEEEEDIFDSDDEDNIPLNLLRKKIGIIEFTKIVLRGKNKHKWSSKKGKSHRYGMNVVHQARGPTRECKNITEPLKCFQLFITDDILSEVVQWTNAEINVRKKDLVSSTAQTRETDLDETKALVGVLCLTAVSKSNHLTSDELFDCSYSGSRYVSIMTKARFKFLLSCLRFDDKAVRLRICNDKFASIRKIWDMFIQKCRQNYTPGSYLTIDEQLLAFRGKCSFRMYIPNKPAKYGLKTIMMCDSGTKYMVDAMPYLGKGSNTGDLPLAAKHDGAQDLEILQSELNQHHAMKDLAYEIKKEGKMLAKRNPEMKVYAFDLQQCLPTPFL; from the exons ATGAGTTCCAGTCAACTAGTtgaagatattgaaaaatttcttGAGTTATGCGAAGACTATGGGTCCGATGGCGAAGATTTTGGAAGTACGGTAAATGAAGAAAATGTTGATATGGAGGATGAAGAAGAACACGACTCTGAAGGCACCTCGGAGGAGGAGGAGGAGGATATTTTTGATTCTGACGACGAAGATAATATTCCCCTGAACTTACTAAggaaaaaaattggtataatagaatttacaaaaattgttcttCGTgggaaaaataaacacaagtgGTCCTCAAAAAAAGGTAAAAGTCATAGATATGGTATGAATGTAGTGCACCAGGCTCGGGGTCCAACACGCGAATGTAAAAACATAACTGAACCTCTGAAGtgttttcaattatttataaCGGATGACATTTTGAGTGAAGTAGTGCAATGGACAAATGCTGAAATCAATGTACGAAAAAAAGATTTGGTCAGTAGCACAGCGCAAACACGCGAAACCGATTTAGATGAGACAAAAGCCTTGGTTGGTGTTTTATGCTTGACAGCAGTTTCTAAGAGTAACCACCTCACTTCCGACGAACTATTTGACTGCAGCTATAGTGGATCGCGCTACGTTTCGATAATGACCAAAGCAAGATTCAAGTTCCTTTTATCCTGCTTACGTTTCGATGATAAAGCTGTCCGTCTTCGAATTTGTAACGATAAATTTGCTTCAATAAGGAAAATATGGGATatgtttattcaaaaatgtcgacaaaacTACACTCCTGGTTCCTATTTGACAATTGATGAGCAGCTTTTAGCTTTCCGTGGAAAATGTTCCTTCAGGATGTACATTCCTAATAAGCCCGCAAAATACGGtttgaaaacaataatgatGTGTGACAGTGGCACAAAATATATGGTGGACGCAATGCCTTACTTAGGAAAGGGTTCAAACACTGGCGATCTGCCTCTTG caGCAAAACATGATGGAGCCCAGGATCTCGAAATCCTTCAAAGCGAATTGAATCAACATCATGCTATGAAGGACTTAGCGTACGAAATCAAAAAGGAAGGCAAAATGCTGGCCAAAAGGAATCCCGAAATGAAGGTTTATGCATTTGACCTTCAGCAGTGCCTCCCTACGCCGTTTCTCTGA